A single region of the Nicotiana sylvestris chromosome 6, ASM39365v2, whole genome shotgun sequence genome encodes:
- the LOC138871458 gene encoding disease resistance protein Roq1-like yields MRKLRILNLKGCSKLEIFPENLGDLQQLEEFYTGNTAIRQLPDSVWNFSKLKVLSLRRGHKCQFTGSLILPSSFGDLQKLKSLDLSGCHLADDERRRLQYLNITRCQKLKELPKLPSSIKELYADDFLARQSTLKLLMYLRLNLVSFTSYRFDQPSCTEKRGGCSVLDEICLFLSNNMDDVVIPSLINSNHRVSYSIVFPGLAISVGNKSRKNNIHGISNKCRPLSYG; encoded by the exons ATGAGAAAGCTGAGAATTTTGAATCTTAAAGGCTGCTCGAAGCTTGAAATCTTTCCAGAAAACCTAGGTGATCTACAACAGTTGGAGGAATTCTATACTGGCAACACTGCCATTCGGCAATTACCAGATTCTGTTTGGAACTTCAGCAAACTTAAAGTCCTGTCATTAAGAAGGGGACATAAGTGCCAATTCACCGGGAGTTTGATACTCCCATCTTCATTTGGTGATTTGCAGAAATTGAAAAGCTTAGATCTCAGCGGGTGCCATTTAGCTGATGACGAA CGTCGTCGACTTCAATATCTCAACATAACACGCTGTCAGAAGCTTAAGGAACTTCCTAAACTTCCTTCAAGTATAAAGGAATTATATGCAGATGATTTTCTGGCCAGACAAAGTACTTTAAAGCTACTGATGTATCTAAGATTGAATTTGGTATCATTCACCAGTTACAGATTTGATCAGCCATCTTGTACAGAGAAGAGAGGTGGCTGCTCAGTTTTGGATGAGATCTGTTTGTTTCTCTCGAACAATATGGATGATGTGGTCATCCCTTCTCTAATTAACTCTAATCACCGAGTAAGTTACTCTATTGTCTTTCCTGGTCTTGCAATTTCTGTCGGGAATAAATCccgtaaaaataatattcacggtattagtaATAAATGCAgaccactaagttatggttaa